The window ATGCAGGAgattacatttaaaacaaattTAGAAGTAAACTTTATAAATAAGGTTTATCTAAATACCAGCATTCTACTACAGTAGAAAATACATTACAATGATAAAAGTACCTACTTCTACTCCAAATAAAACAACACTGcgaactccaggaatttctgctAATGCAGTCTCGACTTCAGGCAACACCATAGAAAACTTTGTTTTAGGTAGGACAAGTTTTGCTCCAGTTAAGTCAATTTCTTGCACTGTGCTCCCAAGACCTTTAGGATACTGTTCTGTTACAATAATAGGGATTCCTAAAATTCGTGCACCTTGAAGCTGCAAAAGAAAAGATCCCAGATGAGAATGAAACTACCATTTAAGTGATAAAAAGGTTAGCAATGGTAAGAACTAGGTagcagtagatgctatactgagaaaCCAGGTAAGCTTACCAATCGTTGGCCTACACTGATAATATCTCCAAAATACTTGATAGCAGGTCTGAATCTCTCTTGCATATCACAACAGAAAAACACAGTGCTTGAAGGTGTTAGGTTTCCCAGGGTAGTTAGCTGAGGAAATGAAGAACATTAGCGATTTAATATTGCACAGAATTTATTTAAAACTTGTTTTGATctaaataattattttagaagatcCCAAGGCACAATTTCCATCTAATATAGTTTTTTACACAACAATCGTCATTTTATTGTTAGCAGACTCAAGCAGGTCTATAGAAGAACTATagttatgttctaaataaatccTGAACTCTCAGGTATACCTTCATGTACCATGGGGAACTGCAGTTTGCAATAGAGATGTCCTGCCACAACACTTTATTGTGCAGTTCTTTAGGTTCTAACCATTATCTTTAAGATTTGCTCCATATGGCTTATCTGTGTTTGAACCCAGTATCAAATGCATATTCTAAACTAACTTTAGGGTCATTACCTTTTTAGatgtcttttaaaattatttttaattagAATAAGGCCTGCTGTgcataaaaatacaacaggctctagaaagaggctctgtgtGAGTGCCACCCcatgctatcttcccacccatccaaggcagccatttcctgTAGGGGAAattatctgacttcagctttccatctctacccccctccctgaagcctctacctaggaaaagtacagtctttctccacagtgtggaccaaagcagcttacatcgttcccctctctcccttttgatctgcacaacaatcatgtgaggtagattaggctgaaagtttgtgactggtccaaaattacagtgtggaccaaagcaggagggagttACCTCAATGGGAAAGAATGACAGAGTCGCCCTGCAAAACTGCCAGtttctccaagggaagtgatCGCAGCCatctggagggaagctgtaatcctgagtgatctccagtcctcacctgaagactggcagccatgcttccccaggaagaaatggctggtttggagggtggagtgtatggtactgtatctgtctgaggtctcacccctcctcaaaccccatcctctccaggctccacccctcaaatctccagaaatttctcaacctggagttggcaaccctatctccttccctttatctgccccctgacttcagctttccatctcctctcccctacagcctctacctaggaaaaggacagtctttctccacagaggggggggaccaaagcagcttacaaagctcctctcccccctctgATCTGcgcaacaaccctgtcaggtaggttaggctgaaagttgaGAATGGTTCGAAATCACccggtcagcttccacagcaagaaattGGGTCTGGCAGACCTGCTATGAAACCCTAACTcatatgccacactggctgtcataggagtttttctgctgaacagcagcaagcaaccaggcctagttaagtcatgccactTAGCTGGCATAGTTACCCAGAGAATGCTGCTAGGCTTagagtagccagcctccaggtatggtttcacaactgaactccagacaacagatctgtctccctctagagaaaataactgctttggaggatggactctatggcattatattcagctgagggctctccccttcccaaaccctgccctcctcaaacttcaccatgaaatctccaggaatttcctaccaacctggaattggcatccctaatcaggactggccccaatgactcctccctcaaaggcatttagtgatacctttcagaccaacacaggacttcatcctctctttcttgctttacctccctccctctctataTATCTAGTCTGCTGCCACGGGATACCATTTCCCCTCCTGTCCCTGGCTATTTCCcctccagaggaggagagggaggagccctcagccaactgAGGGGAGGTTTTCTCTGGGTCTTTTCCtcagggaaggctttctttctctcctctgcaaaacagtggctcaatccttgtctgtcctggggctagAGAATTGGGGTTGCTCTCCATTGCGATTGAGTGACAGGCAGTACAGTCAGTGGCTGGAGGATGggggttgctctccattgagactgtgcaacaggcagctcagccaatgggagaacaAGTGAACTGTGATCAGTCTGTCTGGAGAATTATATTATAGGGGAGATAATAACCACATGTGGGAAAATGTTGCATTGTCTTCAAGGCATTACCATATTTCTCATCGAACTTTCCATATATTTTTGCTAAGCTACTAGGGATAGATGCCATTGGTTATCCATTTACATAATGTCTTATCAGCTTCTAAAGGTAACAGCCATTAACACATATTTACATAGAAAAATAAAAACCAGaaacataaatataaatatagTAACAccaaaaatgcatttttaaaataacaaaccTCTGGCAAATTAAAAGCAAACTAAAAAATACTATGATATGGAAATTGCAATTTAAAagcataatcttttttttttaatggaaaaccTTGAATTTGTGTTAAAAACATATAGATttttccccactcccccaaaaatcTGCCCAGCCAGAGAAATTTAGACCTGTTTGGAGGACAGCAAGAGTGATATCATATCCTTCATtcttaaaaaaatgttatttctGAATTATTtcactatttctttttttaaaataatgtaataATGTTACTTTCCTTGGTTCCTGTTGGTACaaatataaacaaaatatttatgaCAACTAATCTTTACAACAACTAATAATAATCTTAGCCATGTTGATGAGAAAATCCTATTAATTTCAGTTTGCTCCACTTGCCAGTAAATGGGCTTTGGACTGAAGCCTGGAACACACACAGCACAAAACTAAGCATACTTCTAAATAGCCAAGTCCCACTGTATCAGTAGATTTATCCCCAGAAAAGTGTGCATAAAACTGCAGCCTCACAGTTacatacccttctaagcccactgacttcagtggaactAAAACAGTGCAACCTCTTCTAAGGATAGCACTGTAAGTGGGACTTACTTTGTAGAGTGAAAAGATTTCACAGGGTTGATTTGCTAATATTTCATactatacaaaagaaaaaaagtgaaGATAGGGTTCCCCCCTTTTCTGAAACAATGGTAACTTTTGCACATTAACATGCAAATTTATCTTATGCTTCATTCAGTATGTTCAAAGTAGCACCCATATTAAAATTTCATAATATAGAAActtatttaaacaaacaaataattgtcCATTTATAGCTTGAAAGACAGATAATAAACATCTTTACTTAATTAATATACAAATTATCAGATGGCAGTAGCACTAACTTACATACGGTGTTCACTCCAgggatattcattcattcatggaaCATAACACACAAATCCAATAGCTTCTGTACTTTTCAGTTCTTCTATGCATAGCACTAGAATAAGCCCCACCAAATTAAAGTCAGCCTATCCAGATTCCTTGCATCTACAATAACAGAACATAGCTATACCAAACATCAAGTTATTTAGAATCCTATCCTTAAACAGCTTAGCTCTAGGTGTGCAAATAGTGCAACCCACTTAACTATCTTTAAAGTAAATGTTATTTATGGTGGAGATAATAAGCATAGTGTATTACTATAAATTATGTGCAGTTTTGGTATTTTATCTGCTCTATGAAAAGGGAAATATTACTTAAAACTATTGTGCCAAATATTCATGGAACTACTAGTAATAAAAATTACTGATACTATCACATTTTTCCAGACATCACTTATACTTCTGCAACTCCATTATATGTATGCCcaaggatcattttgtagaaaaataggaggtggagctcattagcataactgattaacatatgccaccccccccagccaaaagcaacctgacacaagaaaggagagccccaggtgctACCCGCCGCCCAAAATCTAAAAGTACAAAAAGTACAATCCAGAAAACCCTGGATTCAAACCTGACCTGTTAAAAATTCCTCGCCACATATACATAATTAACCTCCCTCTGTTCTACATTTACAATCCTGGAACTGGCCTAGTTTGGAGGTGTGTTACAAGGAATGGGGGGGATAACATTCGTAGAATTCTGAAGCACTCTAAAGACACCACCTAAATGGTTATTATTTCGATTTGTGTGAATTAAGCTATTGTCCTTCCCACTTCTGCAGGAGGAAGAAAGGTAAGTACGGTAATGATCTCCCTTGGTAGTAGCTGGCTGACAGAAAAGTCGCCACTCTTAACTAACAGGAGGTGGAGGAACACCACTTCGTTAGTCTGTAGAGCGAACCTGGAGGTTTCacctttctcctccttcccctttttcCTGACTGGAGGTTGGTGTGAGAGGAAAgccgaggaaggaggaggggccAAGGACTGACTAAGGCGGCTTTTCGTCACTCACCTGTATCTGCAACGGCACGAGCCGGACTTTGCAGCGCTCGTTCACCATGAAACCCTTGGGCAGGTCTATGTACTGACTCCATTCCTCAGAGAACAGCTGCACAACGAACTTGCGGTGCATATCGAGCTGGTCGCCGTAGAGGCTCAGGAACTTCTGGATCAGCACCTCATagccagagctgtgtggcacCGGCGAAGGCCTGGCGAACACAGAGAAGCAGAAGAGAACCGGCACCGACCCAGACGACGGGAGGGGGGCGGCAGCCTCCGGGAAGTGCTGCTCCGCTGCCGCCATCTTCAGGGGCAGCTGCTCCAGCTCCGCGCCGCCGCTGTTGCTGCcgcagctcctcctcctcgtgCTGCTGCTACCGTCTCCTCCAGGCCAGACTGGAGGCGCCGTTGGATCCCAGTCCCggcttctgctcctcctcctcaccatgggcccggccctcccctcccccgctctgCTCGGATAAGACACAGCCTTGTGGGGATCGGCCGTTACCTTCCGCCTCGTCCTTCGCAGCCCGCAGCGTTTAGAGAAGGAGTCCTCTCGTCACGACCGGGTTCCGTCTCTCCGGAGGGGGAGTCGCCAGACAGTCACATACGCGTGGTAGTGACGGGAGCAGGAAGCTGAGCGTCTGGTACAGGCAGGTAGACTGTGACGACGGCGACGGCTGTAGGAACTGTGTCCGCTGTATTCCTCCAAATGTGAAACCATTAAAGgggggtctgggtaaaagtcggatctaaacggatcctcatgaattcatatgatttttacattgaaacaaAATCAAATCACCATCATATAGTAGAACACGTCTTAGACTATAGGTAGCAGCATCACAGAAATCACCACGGATTTGTGGCGACACACCAGCACAAAAATATGGTtccaaaccacagatcctcatgaattcatatgattttttagGCTGAAATGATATAAAACCATCATCATGCTGTGTCTTGGACTATAAGCAGCAACACAGaaatcatgcctccatgaatTCGTGGCACCATAgtagtggaaaaacatgtttcaaaGCATGAATCCTCATGGATCCTTATATTTTTTGCTTTGGATGCCCCCAAGCCTAACATCaaatcatatatcatgtccatgggcaaagTTTGCACCTAGAAATTGTGGTTCCATAGCTCGCTTTGTGGCGACACCATGGAGGaaaaacatggttttgaagcaTGGCTCCCCATGATTTCTGCATTGGGTCACACCAACAGAAGCATCAAATCACATATCCTGTCTGTGGGcaaagtttgcaccacagaaatcgtgtaTCTATGGCATCATGGCAACACCATGGAGCCTAAATATGGTTTTGAAGCACAAATCCTCATGGATACTCATGATATCTGCATTGGGTCACCCCAAGCTCACTTATCCAATCAAATACTGTGTCCAAgtgcagagtttgcaccacagaaatcacggatccatggcttcgtggcagcaccatggagcaAAAACACAGgaagcatggatcctcatggttTTTGCTTTGGGGCACCTCAAGATCAGCATCCAATCTCAttgtgtccatgggcagagcttgcaccacagaaatcatggatccacagttttgtggcagcaccatggagtCAAAACACAGTTTTGAGGCACAGATTCTCAttgatcctcatgatttttgcttcagGCCACccgaagctcaccatccaatcacatattgtGTCCATGGGCAAAGCTTGCACCACAAAAATCGTGGATCCATGTCTTCGTGGCAACACCGTGGAgccaaaacatggttttgaagTATGGattctcatggatcctcatggtttTGCTTTTGGCCACCCCAAGTTCACCATCCAATCTCATATTGTGTCCATAGGCTGAGGTTTcaccccagaaatcatggatccacagccacgtggcagcaccatggacccaAAACATGGTATtgaagcatggatcctcatgatttctgGACTGGGTCACTCTATGCTcactacggttgccaagtccaattcaggaaatatctggggactttaggggcaaagccaggagactttgggggtggagccaggagcaagggtgcgacaagcataattgaacttcaagggagttctggccatcacttttaaaaggaccgcacaccttttaaatgccttccttccataggaaataatgaaggataggggcaccttcttttggggccccctggtccaatctttttgaaacatggcgggtattttggggagatgcactagatgctatactgaaaatttggtgcctctacctcaaaaaacagccccccccccccccccgcccagagcTCCAGACACCTGCAGATcacttctccattatttccaatgggaataagtctccatagggaaaaatgaagtgccaagcagacatttcccccccccccccagtttctgatgaccctgaagtggggggagggcctgcaaactgggggatccactgccccaacctgggattggcaatcctaacacacacttgctctgaaacgaaagcaaaacaaacggagggactaCTTTGACGAGGTCTGCTGCTGACTCTTcccaatgaagtacttcctgctcttatttaaagaCACACGCAACATTTTAAAACGGAACCTATTTgcagtttctaaacctgccctaGATCTAGCGGGAAGCCTAATGCTCACTATCAAATCACACATTGTTTCCATTGCCTATGGACACGATGTGTGATTTGATAGTgagcattaggcttcccaatccctagggcccagcgggggatcctccgggtttacaggcttccccctgcccccagccagctggccggcagggggaagccccaccccccacagccaccacctacCTCTAGATCtagggcaggtttagaaactgcAAATAGGTTCCATTTTAAAATCTTGCAACCCAGTAATCACAGatccacggatcctcatgatctttgctttgggccaccccatgGAACTTAAAGGTTTTTGTATTGGTTCAAGGAAAACTCAGCATTAAACCACATGTAATGTCCATGGTCATAGCTTCTGGAAAACTATCACACATCCACAATTTTCTTGTTCACCACATTCATTATCCACCCAGATATCGTCTATGGCCCGGGTTTACAACATACAACATTTTGAGCACTTTGTGCACTGTCACAGTATGCAGACCTACTTCCAAACAACAAATCTTCATGGATCCTTTGACTTTTCAACTTTGAATCCTTAGGTTAATCATGCATGGTCCCCCTGAAGTCTCCTTCAATACCGTGTCTTTGTTTGTATCCTTCTGGATAAATGCTCAAAACTGTCACCAAGAAAGCACCATAAATTAGGAAGTCTTTATTGTAAAAAATTTCCCAAATTAAATTATAGATAGGTGTGGAAGACCATTCTAGTcccggggtgtcgaactcatttgttatgagggctgggtctgacataaatgtgaccttgttgggccgggccatgggtgTCGTACAATGTAATcccaggtagtggagatgtaaAGTTTATAAAAGACACCGGCaaacataattacatatattatatagaatcacagaatgatagaattggaagggacatccagggttgtCTACtccaatctcctgcacaatgcatgaattccacaaatatctccccaccccacacccatgactcctgcttttttattttaaatacaaacttgcttaaaacatttaacacttgcagtattttgttgctGATGCCCTCATGCTGACTAGAGTGGGGAATCTGCATAACTAAACTGGAGTGGTTGTCTACAAAACTAGAGTCTTCCTcaaaaaaataactacaactcctatgaggcagtacaTTAATGGAGAGagagcaatgtatagtggtcagccTATTATTTGGAGGGCTTAGGTTCAAAATACCCAGTGtataaaaggaaatgtgctgagtGAACTTGGCCTGCAcagacactctcagcctaacccatctCTATGGcttgcttcacacacacacagagatgctCAGTAGCAaggctagggggagggggaggcagacacAGTTGCAATCAGAACTGCAGCGTAACAAGCCCAAGAAAGACACAGATCGGAACAAGGAAAGCCCATACCTTGAAAGAAATGTTTTTAGGTGCcagcttctctctctcacacacagatgCCTGAGAAGGGAAGTGGCAGGCGGGGGGAGGTGAGGAGAGTAGGAAGCGGAGCTGGCTCATATCTGCAAGTAAATGTCTTTTttagtgccagtggactcaaaacttagcttgtctctctctctcactcacacacacacatatgctggGGAAACCAAGGGACAGGACCAccagagaagaggcaggcaggggaggaggaaggggaggaggaagaagagctgACTCATATTTGCAAGTAAACGCTGTCTTTAGTGCCAGTGGTGAACTGAAAACTTaagtttctctctcacacacacccacacacagagatgctggggagggaaagaggcaggtgggggggggattggggaggaggaagaggagccggcTCATATCTGCAAGTAAGTGTAGTTGTCTTTAGTGCCGTGGTGGACTCAAAACTTTAgtttctctctcttacacacccGCACACAGAGAcgctggggagggaaagaggcaggaggaggggaaaggggaagaggaagcTGAGCCAGCTCCTATCTGCAGGTAAATGTCATCTTTAGTGCGGTGAACTGAAAATCTAGCTTTGCacagagaggtgtggggcagggAAGAGGCAGATGGGGGCTGGGCGGGGAGAGGAAGCAGAGACAAAAGTTGTTCTCACCGCTGCCCAGAGAGTAAGGCTAAACCGTGGCTGGGCAGTTGCTTTCTGGGCCTTTGGCTCCTGTAGTTCTCACTGCTGAGCAGAGCAACATTAGACTTTGTGCCCCATTCCCTCCCTGTGTGGAGGGGGGTTGTGTTCTCCCCGCGGGCCAGATTGAAGGTCTCGGCTGGCTAATTTTGGCCCGCGGGCCGGATGTTTGACACCATGATCTAGTCTATAATgtcatttcacacagtggccatacaaCTGTCCTGTTTGGCCAACAAATGCAGTAAAGAAACAAAGTTCTGTATCTGGTGCTGCCTCTTGGCACTGGGTttctgttaaatagtgggttcaatgcagtTTCCTTAGCTACGTCATGTCATTTTAGAGATAATGCATCCAAAAGTGCACACACTGTTCCAAATAGGACCACACTACAAAACTGTACAGGGGCATAACAACAGCGACCATTTTCTTTTCATCTTCTGCCTCGATCTCCAGCATGAATTCAGTTTTGTTCAATGCAGCTTCACACTGAGCTGATAATCTCTTCAAGGTACCACTGCACTACCAGCCTAAGTTTCACCATCCTGGCATAAtttgcaaatttatttatttatttagaatttatatcccgcccttcccacgaatggctcagggcggcttccaataatgaatccaacataaaaattaaacaatatttaggcatgtaaagggttaaacatttaaaacagataaaaccttaaaattaataaataatccatatgtatataaaagagatctggcaagtacgttaagttctcaagctaggtataggctagccggaagagggtcgtcttacaggccctgcggaactggacaaggtcccgcagggccctcacctcttccggcagctgattccacc is drawn from Heteronotia binoei isolate CCM8104 ecotype False Entrance Well chromosome 4, APGP_CSIRO_Hbin_v1, whole genome shotgun sequence and contains these coding sequences:
- the ISOC1 gene encoding isochorismatase domain-containing protein 1, whose protein sequence is MVRRRSRSRDWDPTAPPVWPGGDGSSSTRRRSCGSNSGGAELEQLPLKMAAAEQHFPEAAAPLPSSGSVPVLFCFSVFARPSPVPHSSGYEVLIQKFLSLYGDQLDMHRKFVVQLFSEEWSQYIDLPKGFMVNERCKVRLVPLQIQLTTLGNLTPSSTVFFCCDMQERFRPAIKYFGDIISVGQRLLQGARILGIPIIVTEQYPKGLGSTVQEIDLTGAKLVLPKTKFSMVLPEVETALAEIPGVRSVVLFGVETHVCIQQTALELVGRGLEVHIVADATSSRSMMDRMFALERLARTGIIVTTSEAILLQLIADKDHPKFKEIQNLIKASAPESGLLSKV